From Camelus dromedarius isolate mCamDro1 chromosome 23, mCamDro1.pat, whole genome shotgun sequence, a single genomic window includes:
- the NCSTN gene encoding nicastrin, translating to MATAGGGSVADPGSRCLLRLLSFCVLLAGLCEGNSVERKIYIPLNKTAPCVRLLNATHQIGCQSSISGDTGIIHVVEKKEDLQWVLTDGPNPPYVVLLEGTLFTREVMEKLKGTTGRIAGLAVSLAKPSPAPGFSPSVQCPNDGFGIYSSSYGPQFAHCKKIPWNSLGNGLAYEDFSFPIFLLEDENETNVIKQCYRDHNLSQNGSAPTFPLCAMQLFSHMHAVISTVTCMRRSSIQSTFSINPEIVCDPLSDYNVWSMLNPINTSGTLDPDDRVVVAATRLDSRSFFWNVAPGAESAVASFVTQLAAAEALQKAPDVTTLPRNVMFVFFQGETFDYIGSSRMVYDMEKGKFPVQLENIDSFVELGQVALRTSLELWMHTDPMSQKNESVQKQVEQLLATLEKSGTAVPNVVLRRPDQSQPLPPSSLQRFLRARNISGVVLADHQKVFQNHYYQSIYDTAENINVNYPESQSPEEDLNFVTDTAKALADVATVLGQALYQLAGGTNFSDTIQADPQTVTRLLYGFLVRANNSWFQSILRQDLRSYLGDGPLQHYIAVSSPTNTTYVVQYALANLTGKVVNLTREQCQDPSKIPTENKDLYEYAWVQGPLNSNETDQLPRCVRSTARLARALSPAFELRQWGSTEYSTWTESRWKDIRARIFLIASRELEFITLMVGFGILVFSLVVTYCINAKADVLFIAPREPGSVSY from the exons ATGGCCACGGCTGGGGGCGGCTCTGTGGCTGACCCGGGAAGTCGGTGTCTTCTTCGCCTTCTGTCTTTCTGCGTCCTACTGGCAG GTTTGTGTGAGGGAAACTCAGTCGAGAGGAAGATCTACATCCCCTTAAATAAAACAGCTCCCTGTGTCCGACTGCTCAATGCCACTCATCAGATTGGCTGCCAGT CTTCCATTAGTGGGGACACAGGGATTATCCACGTAGTAGAGAAGAAAGAGGACTTGCAGTGGGTGTTGACTGATGGCCCTAACCCGCCTTACGTGGTTCTGCTGGAGGGCACTCTCTTTACCAG GGAAGTGATGGAGAAGCTGAAGGGGACAACCGGCCGAATTGCTGGTCTTGCGGTATCTTTAGCCAAGCCCAGTCCTGCCCCAGGCTTCTCTCCTAGTGTGCAGTGTCCCAATGATGGGTTTG GTATTTACTCCAGCTCCTATGGCCCACAGTTTGCTCACTGCAAAAAAATACCGTGGAACTCCCTGGGCAATGGCTTGGCTTATGAAGACTTTAGTTTCCCCATCTTCCTTCTTGAAGACGAAAATGAAACTAATGTCATTAAGCAG TGCTACCGAGATCACAACCTGAGTCAGAACGGCTCAGCCCCCACCTTCCCGCTGTGTGCCATGCAGCTCTTCTCACACATGCACGCCGTCATTAGCACTGTCACCTGCATGCGGCGCAGCTCCATCCAGAGCACCTTCAGCATCAACCCGG AAATCGTCTGCGACCCCCTGTCTGACTACAACGTGTGGAGCATGCTTAACCCTATAAATACATCTGGGACATTGGATCCTGATGACAGGGTCGTGGTGGCTGCCACCCGG CTGGACAGTCGTTCGTTTTTCTGGAATGTGGCCCCAGGGGCTGAAAGTGCCGTTGCCTCCTTCGTCACCCAGCTGGCCGCAGCGGAAGCTCTGCAGAAGGCACCCGATGTGACCACTCTGCCCCGCAACGTCATGTTTGTCTTCTTCCAAGGG GAAACATTTGACTACATTGGCAGCTCGAGAATGGTCTATGATATGGAGAAGGGCAAGTTTCCTGTGCAGTTAGAGAACATCGACTCATTTGTGGAGCTGGGACAG GTAGCCTTAAGGACGTCACTAGAGCTTTGGATGCACACAGACCCCATGTCTCAGAAAAATGAATCTGTACAGAAGCAG GTGGAGCAGCTCCTGGCCACCCTGGAGAAGAGTGGCACTGCTGTCCCTAACGTGGTTCTCAGGAGGCCAGATCAGTCCCAGCCTCTCCCACCATCTTCTCTGCAGCGATTTCTTCGAGCTCGAAACATCTCTGGCGTTGTTCTTGCTGACCACCAAAAAGTCTTCCAGAACCA CTATTACCAGAGCATTTACGACACTGCCGAGAACATTAATGTGAACTACCCTGAATCGCAGAGCCCTGAAGAGGACCTGAACTTTGTGACAGACACTGCCAAG GCTCTGGCAGATGTGGCCACGGTGCTGGGACAGGCACTGTACCAGCTTGCAGGAGGAACCAACTTCAGCGACACCATTCAGGCTGATCCCCAAACG GTCACCCGCCTGCTCTATGGGTTCCTGGTTAGAGCCAACAACTCATGGTTCCAGTCTATCCTCAGGCAGGACTTAAGGTCCTACTTGG GTGATGGGCCCCTTCAGCATTACATCGCCGTCTCCAGCCCTACCAACACCACTTACGTTGTGCAGTATGCGTTGGCAAATTTGACGGGCAAAGTAGTCAACCTCACCCGAGAGCAGTGCCAGGATCCAAGTAAAATCCCCACTGAAAACAAGGAT CTGTATGAGTACGCGTGGGTTCAGGGCCCTTTGAATTCCAATGAGACGGACCAGCTCCCCCGATGTGTGCGTTCCACGGCACGACTGGCCAGGGCCTTGTCCCCTGCCTTCGAACTGAGGCAGTGGGGCTCTACTGAATACTCTACGTGGACTGAGAGCCGCTGGAAAGATATCCGCGCCCGGATATTTCTGATAGCCAGCAGAGAGCTTGAG ttTATCACCCTGATGGTGGGCTTTGGCATCCTCGTCTTCTCTCTCGTGGTCACCTACTGCATCAATGCCAAAGCCGATGTCCTTTTCATTGCTCCCCGGGAACCAGGATCTGTGTCTTACTGA